Proteins from a genomic interval of Acinonyx jubatus isolate Ajub_Pintada_27869175 chromosome B4, VMU_Ajub_asm_v1.0, whole genome shotgun sequence:
- the FBH1 gene encoding F-box DNA helicase 1 isoform X1: MRRFKRKHLTAIDCQHLARSHLAVTQPFGQRWTNRDPNHGLYPRPRTKRGTRGQGCQRYGTEFLLAGQQRRTNDMAKSNSVGQDTSKDSEGEMIFAAESNCALPREGDGEARLGSSGSAPPARKRSRSFEDERNPATGTSQWDGASKKTPRHRSLLSCPRPREARQEAEDFVSRPSAESGEPSQEVEDVGPDPIPDSYYGLLGTLPCQEPQSHMGSLPSEVLRHIFAFLPVEDLYWNVSLVCHFWREIISDPLFIPWKKLYYRYLMNEEQAVSKVDGILLNSGIEKESDLCVLNLIRYTATTKCSPSVDPGRALWSLRDHLLLPEAEACVRQHLPDLYAAAAGVNVWALVAAIVLLSSSVNDIQQLLFCLRRPGSTVTMPDIMETLYCIAVLLYAMREKGINISNRIHYNIFYCLYLQENSCTQAAEVKEEPSVWPGKKTTIQLTQEQQLILNHKMEPLQVVKIMAFAGTGKTSTLVKYAEKWSESRFLYVTFNKSIAKQAELVFPSNVICKTFHSMAYGHVGRKYQLKKKLNLFKLTPFMVNSVLAEGKGGFIRAKLVCKTLENFFASADEELTIDHVPIWCKNSQGQRVMVEQSEKLNGVLEASRLWDNMRKLGECKEEAYQMTHDGYLKLWQLSKPLLASFDAIFVDEAQDCTPAIMNIVLSQPCGKIFVGDPHQQIYTFRGAVNALFTVPHTHVFYLTQSFRFGVEIAYVGATILDVCKRVRKKTLVGGNHQSGIRGDTKGQVALLSRTNANVFDEAVRVTEGEVPARIHLIGGIKSFGLDRIIDIWILLQPEEERKKQNLVIKDKFIRRWVHKEGFSGFKRYVTAAEDKELEAKIAVVEKYNIRIPELVERIEKCHIEDLDFAEYILGTVHKAKGLEFDTVHVLDDFVKVPCARHNLAQLPHFRVESFSEDEWNLLYVAVTRAKKRLIMTKSLENILTLAGEYFLQAELTSNVLKTGVVRCCVGQCNNAIPVDTVLTMKKLPITYSNRKENKGGYLCHSCAEQRIGPLAFLTASPEQVHSMERTIENIVLPRHEALLFLVF, encoded by the exons TGAGACGGTTTAAACGGAAGCATCTTACAGCCATCGACTGCCAACATTTGGCTCGGAGTCACTTGGCTGTGACCCAGCCCTTCGGTCAAAGATGGACCAACAGAGACCCGAACCACGGTCTCTATCCTAGACCCAGAACAAAAAGAGGGACTAGGG GTCAAGGATGTCAAAGGTACGGCACTGAATTCCTCCTAGCTGGCCAGCAGCGGCGCACCAATGACATGGCCAAAAGCAATTCTGTGGGCCAGGACACCTCTAAGGACTCGGAGGGGGAAATGATCTTTGCCGCGGAGAGCAACTGTGCCCTGCCTCGAGAAGGTGATGGAGAAGCCAGACTGGGCTCGTCAGGGTCCGCGCCGCCTGCAAGGAAGCGGTCCCGGTCTTTTGAGGACGAGAGGAATCCAGCAACAGGGACCAGTCAGTGGGACGGGGCTTCTAAGAAAACGCCACGGCATCGTTCGCTCCTGTCATGCCCAAGACCCCGGGAAgccaggcaggaagcagaggaCTTTGTGTCCCGGCCCTCTGCGGAATCCGGAGAACCCAGCCAGGAAGTGGAAGACGTCGGTCCTGACCCCATTCCTGACTCTTACTATGGGCTCCTGGGGACCTTGCCTTGCCAGGAACCCCAGAGCCACATGGGCAGCCTGCCCAGTGAGGTCCTGAGGCACATCTTTGCTTTCCTCCCTGTGGAAGATCTCTACTGGAACGTGAGCTTAGTGTGCCACTTCTGGAGGGAGATCATCAGCGATCCGCTG TTCATTCCTTGGAAGAAGCTGTATTACCGATACCTGATGAATGAAGAACAAGCCGTGAGCAAAGTGGATGGCATCCTGTTGAACTCCGGTATAGAGAAGGAGTCGGACTTGTGTGTGCTCAACCTCATCCG CTATACAGCCACCACTAAGTGCTCCCCAAGCGTGGATCCTGGACGGGCGTTGTGGAGTCTGAGGGatcacctcctcctccctgaggCAGAGGCCTGCGTGCGTCAGCACCTCCCCGATCTCTACGCGGCTGCTGCG GGTGTCAACGTGTGGGCTCTGGTGGCAGCCATCGTGCTCCTCTCTAGCAGTGTGAATGACATCCAGCAGCTGCTCTTCTGCCTCAGGCGGCCCGGCTCCACCGTGACCATGCCAGACATCATGGAGACCCTGTACTGTATTGCCGTGCTTCTCTATGCCATGAGGGAGAAGGGGATCAACATCAGCAACCG GATTCACTACAACATTTTCTATTGCCTGTATCTTCAGGAGAATTCCTGTACGCAGGCCGCAGAAGTTAAAGAGGAACCATCGGTTTGGCCAGG CAAGAAAACAACCATCCAGCTCACACAGGAACAACAGCTGATTCTGAACCACAAGATGGAACCCCTCCAGGTGGTAAAGATTATGGCATTTGCAG GCACCGGGAAGACCTCTACCCTGGTCAAGTATGCTGAGAAGTGGTCTGAGAGCAGGTTTCTGTATGTGACATTCAACAAGAGCATCGCAAAGCAGGCCGAGCTAGTCTTCCCCAGCAATGTCATCTGCAAAACCTTTCATTCCATGGCCTATGGACACGTCGGGCGGAA GTaccaattaaagaagaaattgaatctcTTCAAGTTGACCCCTTTCATGGTCAATTCTGTCCTTGCTGAAGGGAAAGGCGGATTCATAAGGGCCAAGCTCGTGTGTAAGACTTTAGAAAACTTCTTTGCCTCGGCTGACGAAGAGCTGACGATTGATCACGTGCCTATCTGGTGTAAGAACAGCCAAGGACAGAGAGTCATGGTTGAACAGAGTGAAAAGCTG AACGGTGTCCTTGAAGCAAGCCGACTCTGGGACAACATGCGGAAGCTGGGGGAATGCAAAGAAGAGGCGTACCAAATGACTCACGATG GCTATTTGAAACTCTGGCAGCTGAGCAAGCCTCTGCTTGCCTCTTTTGACGCCATCTTTGTGGATGAGGCCCAGGACTGTACCCCAG CTATCATGAACATAGTTCTGTCTCAGCCATGTGGGAAAATCTTTGTAGGGGACCCACATCAACAGATCTATACCTTCCGCGGTGCGGTCAATGCTCTGTTTACAGTCCCTCACACGCACGTCTTCTATCTCACACAG AGTTTTAGATTTGGTGTAGAAATAGCTTATGTGGGAGCTACTATCTTGGATGTCTGCAAGCGAGTAAGGAAAAAGACTTTGGTCGGAGGAAACCATCAGA GTGGCATTAGAGGTGACACAAAGGGGCAGGTGGCCCTGTTGTCCCGGACCAATGCCAATGTGTTTGATGAGGCCGTGCGGGTGACCGAAGGAGAAGTGCCTGCCAGGATACATTTGATTGGG GGGATTAAATCATTTGGATTGGACAGAATCATTGATATTTGGATCCTTCTTCAGCCGGAGGAAGAACGGAAGAAAC AGAACCTCGTTATTAAAGACAAGTTTATTAGAAGATGGGTGCACAAGGAGGGCTTCAGTGGCTTCAAGAGGTATGTGACCGCGGCTGAGGATAAGGAGCTGGAGGCCAAGATTGCAGTCGTGGAGAAGTATAACATCAGGATTCCAGAACTGGTGGAGAGGATAGAGAAGTGTCACATAGAAGACCTGGACTTCGCAG AGTACATTTTGGGCACTGTACACAAAGCCAAAGGCTTGGAGTTTGACACTGTGCACGTTTTGGACGATTTTGTGAAAGTGCCTTGCGCCAGGCACAACCTCGCACAGCTGCCCCACTTCAGAGTTG AGTCGTTTTCTGAGGATGAATGGAATTTACTGTATGTCGCAGTAACTCGTGCCAAGAAGCGTCTCATCATGACCAAGTCCTTGGAGAACATCTTGACTTTAGCTGGG